The genomic interval GCTGTTTTCATGGCACATCCTGAATGCAGGCTTGAGGTGTTAGAACTTGCAGATTATGTGACAAGTACATCAGGGATGTTAAGATTTGCGAAATCATCGGATGCAGGGGAATTTATCGTTGGAACAGAGATAGGTCTTATGCATAGGCTGAAAAAGGAAAATCCTGACAAAATATTCTATCCTCTGAGAAAAGATATGATTTGCCCCAATATGAAAAAGACTACGCTTAACAGTGTTCTGTCTGCATTAAAAGAGATGAGGAATGTCATAAAAGTTTCTGAAGATATAAGGATTCCAGCCAAAAGGGCACTTGACAGAATGCTTGGAATAAAGTAGTGTCTTCCCTCAAGCAAAAAATCATAGAAAAAATCAGATCAGAAGGTCCCATAAATTTTGAGACATTTATGGAAATGACCCTTTATTATCCATGCCTCGGCTATTACACAAAGGATTCCGCAAAGATAGGCAGGACAGGTGATTTCTACACAAGCCCGCATCTACATTCCATATTCGGCGCAATGATAGGCAAACAGATGATGGAAATGTGGGAGTTAATCGGGAGGCCTGAAATATTTCATGTCGTTGAAATGGGTGCAGGAATGGGCTATCTTGCAAAGGACATGCTGGAATACTTAAGTGGCTCAAAAAGCAATGATAAAAGACAAAAGGATATTTTTGAACATCTCAAATATACCATTGTTGAGTTGAATTTAGCAGTAAAGACAAAACAGCAGGAGTTGCTTTCAGAATTTATGGATAAGGTTAACTGGATTTCTAATCTGAATGAATTGGAATCCGTTACAGGCTGTTTTTTGTCCAATGAGCTTCTGGATGCCTTCCCGGTAAGGTTGGTGGAAATGGATAACGAAATTAAAGAAATTTATGTGTCCCTAAATGGAGATGACTTTGTAGAGATAAAGATGCCATGCACCAGAGAAGTCGAGGAATATTTCAGAGAATTTGGCATTGAATTGCCTAAGGGGTTCAGAACAGAAGCGAACCTTAAAATTAAAAGCTGGCTTAAAGAGGTCAGCAATAAACTTTTTAAAGGCTTTGTTTTAACTATTGATTATGGCTATCCTGCAGAGGATTATTATATCGAAGACAGAAACAGGGGAACCCTTCTTTGTTACCATCAGCACCAAATAAACGAGAACCCTTATCAGAACATTGGCGAGCAGGATCTGACAGCCCATGTAAATTTTTCGTCATTGAAAAAAT from Dissulfurispira thermophila carries:
- a CDS encoding class I SAM-dependent methyltransferase; the protein is MEMTLYYPCLGYYTKDSAKIGRTGDFYTSPHLHSIFGAMIGKQMMEMWELIGRPEIFHVVEMGAGMGYLAKDMLEYLSGSKSNDKRQKDIFEHLKYTIVELNLAVKTKQQELLSEFMDKVNWISNLNELESVTGCFLSNELLDAFPVRLVEMDNEIKEIYVSLNGDDFVEIKMPCTREVEEYFREFGIELPKGFRTEANLKIKSWLKEVSNKLFKGFVLTIDYGYPAEDYYIEDRNRGTLLCYHQHQINENPYQNIGEQDLTAHVNFSSLKKWGDELGLKTIGFCPQGTYLVSLGIDEVINEIYGDSPDFFEIAKIKGLILPQGMGESHKVMVQYKGDGEPILRGFALRNQKGKLEIYD